From Brassica oleracea var. oleracea cultivar TO1000 chromosome C3, BOL, whole genome shotgun sequence, a single genomic window includes:
- the LOC106333613 gene encoding uncharacterized serine-rich protein C215.13-like produces MATVCVRNVGTSPEKKLSTASYSCRGSKMSVMSQKSQPSDPKLENEDPVDFEFLLEDPVTMLSADELFSDGKLIPLKFSGAVSSREKPITTAVNTAAKPCRRLEMESADPYTFSPRAPRCTMRWRELLGLKRLTKTPEEASSPPSRLSSSTPNPKTASFRYLLNRSSKSSKDSDISETSTSVSSSRLSLSSSSSSGHDLDDVPRLSLDRDNKPNNAPNPFARSRAPHHHHQLRKPRRHSPSDKTTERALTVTADSPRLNASGKIVFHGLERSSSSPGNFTGGPRMKHHHGMPRSQSANVRITPVLNVPLSSLRGASKPGLSFGQLFASSSGNNITKNQD; encoded by the coding sequence ATGGCGACGGTTTGCGTTAGAAATGTTGGTACTTCGCCGGAGAAGAAGCTATCAACGGCGAGTTACTCTTGTAGAGGCTCCAAAATGTCAGTGATGAGCCAAAAGTCTCAACCGTCGGATCCTAAGTTAGAAAACGAAGATCCTGTAGACTTTGAGTTTCTTCTCGAAGATCCCGTCACAATGTTATCCGCCGACGAGCTTTTCTCCGACGGCAAACTAATCCCGCTTAAGTTTTCCGGCGCGGTTAGTTCGAGGGAGAAGCCTATAACAACAGCCGTTAACACGGCGGCGAAACCATGCCGAAGATTAGAGATGGAGAGTGCTGATCCTTACACCTTCTCTCCGAGAGCTCCACGTTGCACCATGAGATGGCGTGAGCTTCTAGGCCTTAAGAGACTCACCAAAACGCCGGAAGAAGCGTCCTCGCCGCCTTCGCGGTTGTCTTCTTCTACTCCAAACCCCAAAACGGCGTCGTTTAGGTATTTACTCAACCGAAGCTCCAAATCTTCTAAGGACTCGGACATATCGGAGACGTCAACGTCGGTCTCCTCTTCACGTCTCTCACTCTCTTCCTCCTCTTCCTCGGGCCACGACCTCGACGACGTTCCTAGGCTCTCTCTAGACCGGGACAACAAACCCAACAACGCTCCAAACCCGTTTGCCCGGTCACGTGCCCCCCACCACCACCACCAACTTAGGAAGCCACGACGTCATTCACCATCTGATAAAACGACGGAGAGGGCCTTGACGGTGACGGCGGATAGTCCGAGACTAAATGCTTCAGGGAAGATCGTGTTTCATGGGCTCGAGAGAAGCTCTAGCAGTCCCGGTAACTTCACAGGCGGACCAAGAATGAAACATCACCATGGGATGCCGAGATCTCAGTCTGCTAATGTGAGAATCACTCCTGTTCTTAATGTTCCTCTCTCTTCCCTCCGTGGTGCTTCGAAACCGGGTCTCTCTTTTGGCCAGCTTTTCGCTTCTTCGTCAGGGAACAACATTACCAAGAACCAAGACTAG